The proteins below are encoded in one region of Candidatus Latescibacter sp.:
- the dnaN gene encoding DNA polymerase III subunit beta, with translation MKIVIGRGSLFDGLQGVFNVVPQKPTLPVLSNFLMKAEGNMLTVSGTDMDISIITSLDCTVLEEGAVTVNAKRFFNIIRELPEQDVTLSTDEERVSLSFKQGEASIMGISASDYPVLKETIDGISVALSGADFVEMVDKTSFSVASERTRLALTGVYWQVNSEGMSMVATDGHRLAIFEKKMGIESENTMESIVPPKTLAQVVRYHSVGVELKNVIFGKGVILFDFGTTIIFSKLIEGPYPNFRQVIPLGNSKKVYISTDEFADVVRRVSVLSNAITHQIRMSINPGEMEVTTSNMDIGGEARETLPVNYSGEPIVIGYNADFLSQILRAVDTEELVLELETPTAACIIRPVGEKTSQECYYLIMPLRLND, from the coding sequence GTGAAAATTGTAATCGGTCGGGGGTCACTTTTTGATGGTTTGCAAGGGGTTTTTAATGTTGTTCCTCAAAAACCTACTTTGCCTGTTCTCAGTAATTTTCTCATGAAAGCAGAAGGGAATATGCTCACAGTTTCCGGAACGGATATGGATATCTCCATCATCACCTCTCTTGATTGTACTGTTCTTGAAGAAGGTGCGGTAACTGTGAATGCCAAGAGGTTTTTCAATATCATCCGCGAGCTGCCGGAACAGGATGTGACGCTTTCTACAGATGAAGAGCGTGTCAGCCTTAGTTTTAAACAGGGAGAAGCCAGCATCATGGGGATATCCGCATCTGATTATCCTGTTCTCAAGGAAACTATTGACGGTATATCTGTTGCACTCTCCGGCGCTGATTTTGTAGAAATGGTGGATAAGACCAGTTTTTCAGTAGCTTCCGAGAGAACAAGGCTTGCTCTGACAGGAGTATATTGGCAGGTTAATTCCGAAGGTATGTCGATGGTGGCTACCGATGGACACCGTCTGGCAATTTTTGAAAAGAAAATGGGGATTGAAAGTGAAAATACCATGGAGTCGATCGTTCCGCCTAAGACTCTTGCCCAGGTGGTACGGTATCATTCTGTTGGTGTGGAGTTGAAGAATGTGATTTTTGGAAAAGGTGTAATCCTGTTCGATTTTGGAACGACCATTATCTTTTCAAAGCTTATCGAAGGACCCTATCCCAATTTCAGACAGGTAATCCCTTTGGGAAATTCCAAGAAAGTATATATATCCACAGATGAATTCGCCGATGTTGTCCGAAGAGTGTCTGTTCTTTCAAACGCTATAACTCATCAGATTCGTATGTCCATCAACCCGGGCGAGATGGAAGTAACCACATCGAATATGGATATCGGCGGTGAGGCGAGAGAAACGCTTCCGGTCAATTACAGCGGAGAACCGATTGTGATCGGCTATAATGCGGATTTTCTTTCCCAGATACTCCGCGCAGTGGATACCGAAGAGCTTGTTTTGGAGCTTGAAACACCAACCGCAGCCTGTATTATAAGGCCTGTCGGAGAAAAAACATCGCAGGAATGTTATTATCTTATCATGCCGCTGAGGTTGAATGACTAA